One Candidatus Neomarinimicrobiota bacterium genomic region harbors:
- a CDS encoding DUF3303 family protein — MLFHVTMTHSEDNCPGYERERMPEILRSFENLKAVGKDLDVKLHFFVWCPPDHVAYVLLEADSLNRISRFAFSIPIRQEIKIVPVEQIEDTVTMAKQLMAEAGKK; from the coding sequence ATGCTTTTCCACGTAACTATGACTCATTCAGAGGACAACTGTCCCGGCTACGAACGCGAGAGAATGCCCGAGATACTCAGATCTTTCGAAAATCTCAAGGCAGTCGGAAAGGATCTGGATGTGAAGCTCCATTTCTTTGTCTGGTGTCCACCCGATCATGTTGCCTATGTTCTGCTGGAGGCCGATAGCCTGAATCGGATATCCCGCTTCGCTTTCTCAATTCCCATTCGCCAGGAAATCAAAATAGTCCCGGTGGAACAGATAGAAGACACCGTGACCATGGCAAAGCAGCTGATGGCAGAAGCCGGGAAGAAGTAG
- a CDS encoding cold shock domain-containing protein yields MSQRETGTVKWFNDKKGFGFISRELGDDLFVHYTAIDRNGFRTLKENDKVEFEVVSTEKGEAASKVTIL; encoded by the coding sequence ATGTCTCAACGTGAAACTGGTACAGTGAAATGGTTTAATGATAAGAAGGGATTCGGGTTCATCAGTCGTGAACTAGGTGATGATCTTTTTGTTCATTACACCGCGATCGATAGAAATGGATTTCGCACCCTCAAAGAAAATGACAAGGTTGAGTTTGAGGTTGTTTCAACTGAGAAGGGTGAGGCCGCTTCAAAAGTGACGATTCTCTGA
- a CDS encoding ester cyclase, with amino-acid sequence MSEGVIVLDTHDRIADLNTAAQHFMGQAPQEAIYAGDKVAGRWMFTGTNTGPGEFPSTGKEGTVSGISIFHFCNGMIVSE; translated from the coding sequence ATGAGTGAAGGGGTGATCGTCCTGGACACGCACGACCGGATAGCGGACCTCAACACCGCGGCACAACACTTCATGGGCCAAGCCCCGCAAGAGGCGATCTATGCCGGCGACAAGGTGGCGGGCAGATGGATGTTTACAGGCACCAACACGGGTCCCGGCGAATTCCCATCAACGGGAAAAGAAGGGACGGTATCGGGCATCAGCATCTTCCACTTCTGCAATGGTATGATCGTCAGCGAGTAG
- a CDS encoding PEGA domain-containing protein, with amino-acid sequence MALYNPLGAYSLQQAEEIELINVAVIDLEGKGISQLEASTLTDRLRTSLVQTGKVNVLERGMMEDILQETGFQQTGCVSTECAIEVGKVLGVRQIISGGIGKLGSTYTVDVRIIDVETSKILKVTPRDYTGNIDGLLSVIREIAFDLVSAEPSAARPVAVPEPVGIFGVVEAVSTPTEATVYIDGIKLGLTPFKLGELKAGEHTIKMAKSGHIDYEDTFSLAGGETKKLEAILVRLNVLNLSSTPSGATFYLNDELKGVTPLRLELKTGSYRLKLKKEGYADLEEEVTIDKNVSKNMPMAKAEKGEEVVEKKRSNKLLWISLGAVAAGGAAYYFLLQPPEEDSKNATVTVNISIEP; translated from the coding sequence GTGGCCCTTTACAATCCTCTTGGAGCCTACTCACTTCAACAAGCAGAGGAAATAGAGTTAATCAATGTGGCCGTAATCGACCTGGAAGGAAAAGGAATATCCCAGTTAGAGGCGTCGACGTTGACCGACAGGTTAAGAACTTCCTTGGTTCAGACAGGAAAAGTGAACGTCTTGGAACGCGGCATGATGGAAGATATTCTTCAAGAAACAGGGTTTCAACAGACGGGTTGCGTAAGTACAGAGTGTGCTATAGAAGTCGGTAAAGTTTTAGGTGTCAGACAGATTATTAGTGGAGGCATCGGTAAGCTTGGTAGCACATATACAGTAGATGTCCGCATTATTGATGTCGAGACGAGTAAAATCTTGAAAGTCACTCCAAGAGATTACACAGGCAACATCGATGGTTTGCTAAGCGTCATTCGGGAAATAGCATTTGACCTTGTTTCAGCCGAACCATCAGCCGCCAGGCCAGTTGCAGTTCCAGAACCTGTTGGTATTTTCGGAGTTGTGGAAGCTGTTTCAACGCCCACTGAAGCAACAGTCTACATTGATGGTATCAAGCTAGGCCTTACCCCGTTCAAATTGGGTGAACTAAAGGCGGGTGAACACACCATAAAAATGGCTAAGTCGGGACATATTGATTATGAAGATACCTTTTCCCTTGCGGGAGGGGAAACAAAGAAACTAGAAGCAATCCTGGTGCGGTTAAATGTACTAAACCTCAGTTCAACCCCAAGCGGGGCTACTTTCTACCTCAATGACGAGTTGAAAGGTGTCACTCCACTAAGGCTCGAACTGAAAACCGGTTCTTACCGGCTCAAGCTGAAGAAAGAAGGCTATGCGGATTTGGAAGAAGAAGTGACGATAGATAAGAATGTTTCAAAGAATATGCCCATGGCGAAAGCGGAAAAGGGTGAGGAAGTGGTTGAAAAGAAGCGCAGTAATAAACTCCTGTGGATAAGTCTGGGAGCTGTAGCTGCCGGAGGAGCGGCTTATTACTTCCTGTTACAACCTCCAGAAGAGGATTCGAAAAACGCAACCGTCACTGTCAACATATCCATTGAACCGTAG
- a CDS encoding fibronectin type III domain-containing protein has translation MPSRHILAFLTSLLLLVSCSEDNPLAISDRQSAVTVAILLEDGDGEHRGDSSLGKISVISRVVVTVSAADMETIEEDLTLSSGGETASGSFEVPKGKSRTFTVEAVDANGITQYSGSTTQDILNDGETVSITTEGHYPSPVSLTVGTVFVNSVKLTWTRSADVDFQEYEIYRSTTSTVDLNSTLIATINSKLITSYVDETLDLNTSYSYRIIVWDTEELGYWGSVVTTPAELGYDDGVFEQGLIATEQDEGLLVLFTAPSYPASLVAVEMAVWGTQDFEIYVWDWETGDILDNRAAEGVDANDYEWAYYDRTVLDLDFSGDFYVGLVYTGDQQNDGTWWPAIALDETASARRSYDLLSTSFDLLDDVGFPGNLAIRAVVEVNGGILKLAPAGLPTGGISPKSPGSHDRIPSDSRATLRVVTPRR, from the coding sequence ATGCCTTCAAGACACATACTCGCGTTCCTCACTTCACTGTTATTGCTGGTTTCGTGTTCAGAGGATAATCCCCTGGCCATTAGCGATAGACAAAGCGCTGTCACCGTTGCCATTCTGTTAGAAGACGGTGACGGTGAGCATAGAGGTGACAGCAGTCTGGGCAAGATTTCCGTCATTTCCAGAGTTGTGGTAACCGTTTCGGCTGCCGATATGGAAACGATTGAGGAGGATCTCACTCTCAGTTCTGGCGGAGAAACCGCCAGCGGTTCGTTTGAGGTTCCAAAAGGAAAATCGCGAACGTTTACCGTCGAAGCTGTGGATGCCAACGGCATTACCCAGTACAGCGGCTCCACAACTCAGGATATCCTGAATGATGGGGAAACGGTATCAATAACAACAGAGGGACATTATCCTTCACCCGTATCCCTGACAGTAGGAACAGTGTTTGTCAATTCAGTGAAACTGACATGGACCCGAAGCGCTGATGTAGACTTCCAGGAGTATGAGATTTATCGATCTACCACATCCACAGTGGATCTGAATTCTACCCTGATTGCGACAATCAACAGCAAGTTGATAACCTCATATGTGGATGAAACCCTGGATCTGAACACCTCGTATTCTTATCGGATCATTGTTTGGGATACCGAAGAACTGGGTTACTGGGGCTCTGTCGTAACAACACCAGCCGAGCTGGGATACGATGACGGTGTTTTTGAGCAGGGACTGATTGCTACAGAACAGGACGAAGGACTCCTGGTCTTGTTTACGGCCCCGTCCTACCCCGCTTCTCTGGTGGCGGTGGAAATGGCAGTGTGGGGAACCCAGGACTTCGAGATCTACGTTTGGGACTGGGAAACGGGGGATATTCTGGACAACAGAGCCGCCGAGGGAGTAGACGCCAACGACTACGAGTGGGCGTACTATGATAGGACGGTTCTTGATCTTGATTTCAGCGGAGATTTCTACGTGGGACTAGTCTATACAGGCGACCAGCAGAACGATGGAACCTGGTGGCCCGCCATTGCGTTGGACGAGACTGCTTCCGCCCGCAGATCCTACGACCTGTTATCCACCTCTTTCGACCTGCTGGATGATGTTGGATTTCCTGGGAATCTTGCTATCCGGGCAGTGGTGGAGGTTAACGGTGGAATACTCAAGCTGGCTCCCGCCGGCCTACCAACCGGAGGGATCTCACCCAAAAGTCCGGGCAGTCACGACCGCATACCTTCCGATTCGCGGGCAACCTTGAGGGTTGTCACACCACGTCGCTGA
- a CDS encoding urate hydroxylase PuuD translates to MEILQVLSRWIHIVSGIMWIGLLYYYNFVHMGFAPTMDPETAKKVVPELVPRSLYWFRWGALWTWVSGVLLLLIVFYHGGLMFDQEHSWSMGSIVMIAVSFLGVFVYDSLFRIVKSVRAASVIGFILILAAIFAFINVGNFEYRAYVIHTGVLFGTIMAFNVWFRIWPSQQKVVSAIKEGKAPDQTLLAHVGMRSRHNTYLSIPLIWLMINSHHAGTPPQEHWLYLPIFILAGWVAVYLLYQKVPRVKGF, encoded by the coding sequence ATGGAAATCCTTCAGGTGCTTTCTCGCTGGATACATATCGTGTCCGGTATTATGTGGATAGGATTGCTCTATTACTACAATTTTGTCCATATGGGTTTTGCTCCGACCATGGATCCTGAGACAGCAAAGAAGGTCGTTCCGGAATTGGTACCGAGAAGTCTCTACTGGTTCAGGTGGGGAGCACTCTGGACATGGGTGTCAGGCGTCCTCCTTCTTTTGATCGTCTTCTATCATGGCGGACTCATGTTTGACCAGGAACACAGTTGGTCAATGGGGAGTATTGTCATGATTGCGGTGAGCTTCCTGGGAGTCTTCGTTTATGATTCGCTCTTCAGGATCGTAAAAAGTGTTCGGGCTGCCTCCGTGATCGGTTTCATTCTCATATTGGCTGCTATTTTTGCCTTCATCAATGTTGGCAATTTTGAATATCGAGCCTACGTTATTCACACCGGAGTACTGTTCGGCACCATAATGGCTTTCAATGTGTGGTTCCGGATCTGGCCCTCTCAGCAAAAGGTAGTCTCGGCGATCAAAGAGGGCAAAGCCCCAGATCAAACTCTGCTTGCTCATGTCGGTATGCGGTCGAGACACAACACTTACCTGTCAATACCTCTGATATGGCTCATGATCAATTCTCATCACGCTGGCACACCCCCACAAGAGCACTGGTTGTACCTTCCCATCTTTATTCTTGCAGGGTGGGTCGCCGTCTATCTGCTCTATCAGAAAGTTCCCAGGGTAAAGGGATTCTAG
- a CDS encoding FlgO family outer membrane protein: MIGQIISHYRILEKLGEGGMGVVYKAEDTKLKRTVALKFLPHHLLSSEKDKTRFLHEAQAASALNHPNIMTVYEIDEEDEQVFIAMEFIKGETLKDKLEEGPFKTKELLKIAIGVADGLDGAHQQEIFHRDIKSENIMISKTGVGKIMDFGIARRKQLSGDTKEGLTPGTLAYMSPEQTEGVDVDYRSDLFSFGVVMYEMATGQLPFKGDHDAAILYSIVNESPLPVAAMNPNIPQELERIIHKALQKDPEDRYQHADDLSADLRTLKKDLESGRTSVTTAHAPIPKVPERRPVRLKFAYIFAGVLATALVTIGLLKVLERGADSAAGPQVNSLAVLYFENLNNREDTERMGQILQELLIADLSEATSLKVFSSQRLFDIQKQLGSRDRTKMPELASDIARKAGAETMLTGNLIQANNKMILTSQLVDAAEGTVVGSQRVEGNDIFAMVDDLSVQIQQDLDVPVTSEDLLNVAVKEKTTSEVGAFQYYLSGVDLFNDSKFDSAIIQFQRAVAIDSTFNQAYYKMAMAQWWSRSMSSEPALEQAVESLSHILSGSWYTSTKEKLIVEGALALFREDWDNAQGVYEQLVSFIPDEKEAWYGLGEAFFHGVQDYIKSLDAFEKVLVLDPEFTLAYRHIFDIYSGEKLFNRGLITAQQFLTHHPYESWAHYYLGVMLQGKKENRMAMDAFENAVQLDPQFTLAHQKILEIYISEKRFDEGIRTARGLITLYPEKSWPYGFLGDMQRATGKFKLASESYQKGSLMDPKAFNIIHDLGYTYQLMGRYDEAVQKYSELLNSEVPTNWRHSSMGMVISVFSEKGEYRTAIKMAEKQLIVSEWMDKSGTANAYINLAVASLILGDTTAVLARLDSASLLDPNANLVLAAHWIEGMLRARWGQEQELTSIIETVRNMVEQELVGYSWKPVYNALLYERFIMREEVDSALSEYDNLKAYEIFKDRYLYQQSLLHLKKGNYERALETSRKMQSPSISQSARSYNYPRAFYVRGLIYEKMGEPIRARENYEKLLGLWKNADEEIVERQDAIERLSRLTRLPS; encoded by the coding sequence ATGATTGGCCAGATTATATCTCATTATCGTATCCTCGAGAAGCTGGGTGAAGGCGGGATGGGCGTAGTGTATAAGGCTGAAGACACGAAGCTCAAGCGGACGGTTGCGCTTAAGTTCTTGCCTCACCATCTCCTTTCCAGCGAAAAAGACAAGACCCGATTCCTGCATGAGGCTCAGGCTGCTTCCGCCCTCAATCATCCCAATATCATGACCGTTTATGAAATTGATGAGGAAGATGAACAAGTCTTCATTGCCATGGAATTCATTAAGGGGGAAACCCTGAAGGACAAGCTTGAAGAAGGTCCTTTTAAGACCAAAGAGCTCCTGAAAATCGCGATTGGAGTGGCTGATGGACTCGATGGGGCCCACCAGCAGGAGATTTTCCACAGGGACATTAAGTCCGAGAATATCATGATTTCAAAGACAGGAGTTGGTAAGATCATGGATTTCGGTATTGCCAGGCGTAAACAGCTATCGGGCGATACGAAGGAAGGTCTGACTCCGGGAACGCTGGCCTATATGTCCCCTGAGCAAACTGAAGGGGTAGACGTTGACTACCGCAGCGACCTTTTTTCCTTCGGTGTGGTCATGTACGAAATGGCCACTGGACAGCTGCCGTTCAAAGGGGACCACGACGCGGCCATTCTGTATTCAATCGTGAATGAATCTCCCCTTCCCGTCGCTGCCATGAATCCAAATATTCCCCAGGAGCTCGAGCGGATCATCCACAAGGCCTTGCAGAAGGATCCTGAAGATCGTTACCAGCATGCCGATGATCTTTCTGCTGATCTGAGGACATTAAAGAAAGATCTGGAATCGGGACGGACGAGTGTCACCACAGCTCACGCTCCAATTCCAAAGGTACCCGAAAGAAGGCCGGTGCGGCTCAAGTTTGCCTATATCTTTGCCGGCGTTCTTGCGACCGCCCTCGTGACGATTGGCCTTCTAAAAGTGCTGGAGAGAGGAGCCGATTCGGCTGCCGGCCCTCAAGTGAATTCCCTCGCAGTACTCTACTTCGAAAATCTGAATAACCGCGAGGATACTGAACGAATGGGACAGATCTTGCAGGAGCTTCTCATCGCCGATCTGTCTGAAGCCACATCTCTCAAGGTGTTCAGCAGCCAGCGACTGTTCGACATCCAAAAACAGTTGGGCTCCAGGGATCGGACAAAGATGCCGGAGCTAGCTTCGGACATTGCCAGAAAGGCTGGGGCGGAGACGATGCTCACGGGAAATCTCATTCAGGCTAACAACAAAATGATTCTGACATCTCAGCTCGTTGATGCGGCAGAAGGGACTGTGGTAGGATCTCAGAGGGTTGAAGGAAACGATATATTTGCCATGGTGGATGACCTGTCGGTTCAGATCCAACAGGATTTGGATGTGCCCGTAACTTCAGAGGATCTGCTGAACGTCGCTGTGAAGGAGAAAACCACCTCGGAAGTAGGCGCGTTCCAATACTATCTTTCAGGCGTGGATTTATTCAACGACTCGAAATTCGACAGCGCCATCATCCAATTCCAGAGGGCCGTCGCCATAGACTCAACCTTTAATCAGGCTTACTATAAGATGGCTATGGCCCAATGGTGGTCCCGGTCAATGTCGAGTGAACCGGCTTTGGAACAAGCAGTGGAGTCGCTTTCTCATATTCTCTCTGGGAGTTGGTACACCTCAACCAAGGAAAAACTCATAGTGGAAGGGGCCCTGGCCCTGTTCCGTGAGGATTGGGATAACGCGCAGGGTGTTTACGAACAATTGGTGAGCTTTATCCCGGACGAAAAGGAGGCCTGGTACGGACTGGGAGAGGCATTTTTCCACGGTGTTCAAGACTATATCAAATCCCTCGATGCTTTTGAAAAGGTCCTGGTGCTAGACCCAGAGTTCACCTTGGCCTATCGCCACATATTCGATATCTATTCTGGAGAAAAGTTATTTAACCGTGGTCTGATCACGGCGCAACAGTTCTTGACGCATCACCCTTATGAGTCGTGGGCGCATTACTACCTTGGCGTCATGCTTCAGGGAAAGAAGGAAAACAGGATGGCGATGGATGCCTTTGAAAATGCCGTCCAACTGGACCCCCAATTTACGCTTGCTCATCAGAAGATTCTTGAAATCTACATTTCAGAGAAGCGGTTTGATGAGGGTATCAGGACAGCTAGAGGGCTAATTACTTTGTACCCTGAAAAATCGTGGCCATACGGTTTTCTGGGAGATATGCAGCGGGCGACGGGGAAGTTCAAGCTGGCTTCGGAATCCTATCAAAAAGGATCCCTGATGGACCCCAAGGCCTTTAACATCATTCATGATCTCGGCTACACTTACCAGCTAATGGGGAGATACGACGAAGCTGTTCAGAAGTACTCAGAGCTGTTGAACAGTGAAGTACCCACTAACTGGCGACATAGTTCTATGGGGATGGTGATTTCCGTGTTCAGTGAAAAGGGGGAGTATCGCACCGCTATTAAGATGGCCGAGAAACAATTGATCGTCTCAGAATGGATGGACAAGAGCGGTACCGCCAACGCCTACATCAATTTGGCAGTTGCTTCACTCATTCTTGGTGACACAACAGCCGTGTTGGCGAGGTTGGACAGCGCATCTCTCTTGGACCCGAATGCCAATCTTGTCCTTGCTGCCCACTGGATAGAGGGAATGCTGCGCGCCCGGTGGGGGCAGGAACAAGAACTTACCTCGATCATCGAAACCGTCAGGAACATGGTGGAGCAAGAATTAGTCGGTTATAGTTGGAAACCCGTCTACAATGCTCTTCTTTATGAACGTTTCATAATGCGAGAAGAGGTGGACAGTGCCCTCAGTGAGTATGACAACCTGAAAGCCTATGAGATTTTCAAGGACCGCTACCTCTACCAACAGTCCTTGCTCCATCTGAAGAAGGGTAACTATGAACGGGCCCTGGAAACCAGCCGGAAGATGCAAAGCCCCTCGATTTCCCAGAGTGCCCGTTCCTACAATTATCCCAGAGCTTTCTACGTCAGAGGCCTCATTTATGAAAAAATGGGGGAGCCGATTCGGGCCAGAGAGAACTATGAGAAGTTGCTTGGCCTGTGGAAAAATGCTGACGAAGAGATAGTGGAACGGCAGGATGCCATAGAGCGTTTGTCCCGGTTGACAAGGCTCCCCAGCTGA